A genome region from Brassica oleracea var. oleracea cultivar TO1000 chromosome C2, BOL, whole genome shotgun sequence includes the following:
- the LOC106327037 gene encoding symplekin isoform X5 produces the protein MVGAIMASSSYSRGKLQGLARSAKSATDLPPKLHRLRNLRRNLQGEASVFPAELLPLLFDLLSDQFGAARKFVAEILGEIGLNDVELLPEIVPLFIKSLQDDTPAVVRQVIASASALFPSTLHKFALQGLHSSELDELLQSSWTWMLKFKDEICSLAFKQGNSGVKLCAIKFVQALILLYTPDPSVSLESQDFNISILRGGHPVLNIGDLSIEASQKLASLLDQLRHPAAKSLNSSTIIFLINSLSSVAKKRPAYCGRILPVLLSLDAPSFLKGVHAAAANLALKTVFLSCLECTHPAAAPWKDRLIGALKEIEGGSRAEKAEDLFYATNGSIQDKDCVEDTKFQVSVEQNSLRANSVVAESNFGRKRSGSEYNIDLNGDALTGKRSRITPSVSGESTEGLNGNSVGSLPLVTSTSTGPSNSRGVSDTGPVQQLVAMFGALVAQGEKAIGSLEILISSISADLLADVVMANMHNILLNSSSYADGTDELVMNMSIVGSDAQIKYPPSFVAGVLSLSTAFPPVAALINPHTPKTENEGEELCVHHVDQPIFPSVDAVLASGLSASSVNEEGNIELPPNVDYRGNIESGIPGLDSSAQRYVLSEAPFTSVLGSTNVEAASKNQDTSASGELLLAVIPSVSVDKSEEFSPKATGIGSYSLVSSTATSLASAPQFVLPKISAPVVNLSDEEKDSLQKLVFLRIVEAYKQVSMSGGSQLRFSLLAHLGVEFPSELDPWKMLQEHILSDYLSHEGHELTVRVLYRLYGEAEAEQDFFSSTTAASAYESFLVAVAEALRDSFPPSDKSLSKLLGDSPFLPKSVLKLLESFCCPESGDKVEKDLPSGDRVTQGLSAVWSLILTRPGIRNDCLKIALQSAVHPLEEIRMKAIRLVANKLYSLSFITQQIEEFAKDKLFSVVSCISSERGGPETLSNDCVKPVSGAGMDSSLEATSVTEAQRCLSLYFALCTKKHALFVHVFSIYKDASDPVKQAIHRQIPILVRTMGSSSELLKIIADPPNGSENLLMQVLQTLTEAAKPSLELIHTIRKLFDTRIKDVEIIFPILPFMPRDDVLRVFPHMVSLPMEKFQVALSRVLQGPSQSGPVLSPSEVLIAIHSIDPARDGIPLKQITDACNTCFAQRQTFTQQVLAGVLNQLVQQIPLPMLFMRTVLQAIGAFPALSDFIMEILSRLVSKQIWKYPKLWVGFLKCAQSTQPQSYKVLLQLPPTQLGNALTKISSLRAPLAAHASQPDIQSSLPRSTLAVLGLVPDSQGTQTSQVQASETQESQVQASETQESQVQASETQESQVQASETQESQMQASETQEGQGKQQASESQEQTSPSQQVSVPLSHSETDHNQETSQVVASHSQSSPIATGRSETSQSQSSPIGAGQSEVSQTTQVSDSDPPLAPTSHTQTSDSQPDNEKMEEDTATSENERSEVDKSKESSAEEEEEE, from the exons ATGGTGGGAGCCATCATGGCTTCTTCTTCGTATTCAAGAGGAAAGCTCCAAGGTCTCGCTAGATCCGCCAAATCAGCCACCGATTTGCCTCCGAAGCTGCACCGCTTGCGCAATTTGCGTCGGAATTTGCAAGGAGAAGCATCCGTTTTCCCGGCCGAGCTTCTTCCTCTCCTTTTCGATCTTCTCTCTGATCAATTCGGTGCTGCCCGCAAGTTCGTCGCCGA GATTCTTGGTGAAATTGGTTTGAACGATGTGGAATTATTACCTGAGATAGTTCCCCTTTTTATTAAGTCTCTCCAAGATGACACCCCCGCTGTCGTCAGGCAGGTCATCGCTTCTGCTTCTGCTCTCTTCCCTTCCACCCTCCATAAATTCGCACTTCAG GGTTTGCATTCTAGTGAGCTAGATGAGCTTCTTCAATCTTCCTGGACATGGATGCTTAAGTTCAAGGATGAAATATGCTCTTTGGCTTTCAAG CAAGGAAACAGTGGTGTAAAGTTATGCGCTATCAAATTTGTGCAAGCGCTTATTCTTTTGTATACACCTGACCCTAGCGTGTCTTTGGAGTCTCAAG ATTTTAATATTTCTATTCTTCGTGGGGGGCATCCTGTTTTGAATATCGGAGACTTGTCCATTGAGGCCAGCCAGAAATTGGCTTCACTGCTTGATCAGCTTAGGCACCCTGCTGCTAAATCTCTAAATAGCTCCACCATTATTTTTCTTATCAATAG TCTTTCATCAGTTGCAAAGAAACGTCCTGCATATTGTGGACGAATTCTGCCTGTTCTACTGAGCTTGGATGCCCCAAGCTTTCTCAAAGGAGTGCATGCAGCAGCAGCAAATCTTGCCCTCAAGACTGTTTTTCTCTCCTGCTTGGAATGTACACATCCGGCTGCTGCACCG TGGAAGGACCGGTTGATCGGTGCTCTGAAAGAGATAGAAGGTGGCAGTCGGGCAGAGAAAGCTGAAGATCTGTTTTACGCAACTAACGGAAGCATTCAAGACAAAGACTGTGTAGAGGATACAAAG TTTCAGGTATCAGTGGAACAGAATTCTCTCCGTGCAAATTCTGTTGTTGCGGAAAGTAACTTTGGTAGGAAAAGATCTGGATCGGAATACAATATTGATCTAAATGGAGATGCTTTGACTGGAAAACGATCAAGAATAACACCTTCTGTGTCAGGAGAATCTACTGAAGGATTAAATGGTAACAGTGTTGGCTCTCTACCTCTGGTTACTTCTACTTCAACTGGACCAAGTAATAGCAGAGGAGTGAGTGATACTGGACCTGTTCAGCAACTGGTTGCTATGTTTGGAGCATTGGTTGCCCAGGGTGAAAAAGCAATTGGATCTCTAGAGATCCTTATTTCTAGTATTTCTGCGGATCTGCTGGCCGATGTTGTGATGGCTAATATGCATAATATTCTACTAAATAGTTCCTCTTATGCTGATGGCACCGATGAGCTGGTGATGAACATGTCTATAGTTGGTAGTGATGCACAAATTAAATATCCACCATCGTTTGTGGCTGGTGTTCTTTCACTGTCAACTGCATTCCCACCAGTTGCTGCCCTGATAAATCCTCACACACCGAAAACGGAAAAT GAAGGTGAAGAACTCTGTGTGCATCATGTGGACCAGCCGATATTTCCGTCTGTAGATGCAGTTCTTGCAAGTGGCTTATCAGCCTCTTCAGTAAATGAAGAGGGCAATATTGAGCTTCCACCAAATGTGGATTACAGAGGGAATATAGAAAGTGGTATACCTGGACTAGATTCTTCTGCTCAACGTTATGTGTTATCAGAAGCCCCTTTTACTTCTGTATTGGGTTCGACAAATGTGGAGGCCGCCAGCAAGAACCAAGATACGAGTGCCAGTGGAGAACTTCTTCTCGCTGTGATTCCATCAGTGTCAGTGGATAAGTCTGAGGAGTTTAGTCCAAAGGCGACTGGCATAGGTTCTTACAGCTTGGTTTCCTCAACGGCAACTTCACTTGCTTCTGCGCCTCAGTTTGTCTTGCCTAAGATATCAGCACCTGTTGTCAACCTTTCTGATGAAGAGAAAGACAGTTTGCAGAAGCTGGTGTTTTTGCGCATTGTTGAAGCATATAAACAAGTATCAATGTCTGGTGGCTCACAACTTCGTTTTTCTCTTCTTGCTCACTTGGGAGTTGAG TTTCCTTCGGAGTTGGACCCTTGGAAAATGTTACAGGAACACATTCTCTCTGATTATTTGAGTCATGAG GGACATGAGTTGACTGTGCGGGTTCTCTACAGGCTATACGGGGAGGCAGAAGCAGAACAAGATTTCTTCTCGTCAACTACTGCTGCGTCTGCATATGAAAGTTTCTTGGTGGCTGTG GCTGAAGCACTTAGAGATTCTTTTCCACCGTCTGATAAATCGTTAAGTAAATTGCTCGGAGATTCTCCATTTCTGCCAAAATCAGTTCTGAAGTTGTTGGAATCGTTTTGCTGTCCTGAAAGTGGTGACAAGGTTGAAAAGGACTTACCTAGCGGAGACCGTGTTACTCAAGGCCTCAGTGCGGTTTGGAGTCTGATTTTAACTAGACCTGGAATCCGGAATGACTGCCTGAAGATTGCTTTGCAG AGTGCTGTTCACCCCTTGGAAGAGATTCGCATGAAAGCAATCCGCCTG GTGGCAAACAAGCTCTATTCTTTATCATTCATTACACAACAGATTGAGGAATTTGCAAAGGACAAGCTATTTTCCGTAGTGAGTTGCATTTCTTCAGAGAGAGGAGGTCCTGAAACGTTGAGCAATGATTGTGTAAAG CCGGTGAGTGGTGCGGGCATGGATTCGTCCTTAGAAGCAACTTCAGTAACCGAAGCCCAACGCTGCTTATCACTCTATTTTGCACTATGTACCAAG AAGCACGCCCTTTTTGTCCATGTGTTCAGCATTTACAAAGATGCATCAGATCCTGTTAAGCAG GCTATCCATCGTCAAATCCCAATACTAGTTCGTACTATGGGCTCATCATCTGAGCTTCTTAAAATTATAGCAGACCCACCGAATGGAAGTGAGAACCTTCTAATGCAG GTTCTTCAAACCCTCACTGAGGCGGCTAAGCCTTCTTTAGAGTTGATACATACCATAAGAAAGTTGTTTGATACAAGAATAAAG GATGTAGAAATTATTTTCCCAATATTGCCGTTCATGCCAAGAGACGAT GTTCTACGTGTTTTCCCTCATATGGTCAGTCTTCCTATGGAGAAATTCCAAGTCGCACTCTCTCGTGTCCTGCAG GGACCATCTCAGTCTGGTCCAGTGCTTTCTCCATCAGAAGTTTTAATTGCTATCCATAGCATCGACCCAGCGAGAGACGGAATACCGCTTAAACAG ATCACAGATGCATGCAATACCTGTTTCGCACAGAGGCAGACATTCACTCAACAGGTTTTAGCCGGCGTTCTGAACCAACTG GTCCAGCAAATTCCGCTGCCAATGTTATTCATGCGTACAGTTCTACAAGCTATCGGTGCTTTTCCAGCTCTG TCCGACTTTATCATGGAGATCCTTTCTCGTCTCGTTAGCAAACAG ATATGGAAATATCCGAAACTGTGGGTAGGATTCTTGAAATGTGCCCAGTCAACACAGCCTCAATCATACAAGGTCTTACTACAG CTTCCTCCAACTCAGCTGGGAAATGCATTGACTAAAATCTCATCCTTAAGAGCTCCTCTGGCCGCGCATGCCAGCCAGCCAGATATTCAGTCTTCACTTCCAAG ATCTACATTGGCTGTTCTTGGACTTGTCCCTGATTCTCAGGGAACACAGACGAGTCAAGTACAAGCAAGTGAA ACACAAGAGAGTCAGGTGCAAGCGAGTGAGACACAAGAGAGTCAGGTGCAAGCGAGTGAGACACAAGAGAGTCAGGTGCAAGCGAGTGAAACACAAGAGAGTCAGATGCAAGCCAGTGAAACACAAGAGGGTCAGGGAAAGCAGCAAGCAAGCGAGTCGCAAGAGCAAACGAGCCCGTCTCAGCAAGTCTCCGTACCATTGAGTCACTCTGAAACAGATCATAATCAGGAAACCAGTCAGGTGGTTGCCAGTCATTCTCAAAGCAGTCCTATAGCTACGGGCCGGTCAGAGACGAGTCAGTCTCAGAGCAGTCCCATTGGTGCGGGTCAGTCTGAAGTGAGTCAGACCACCCAAGTGTCGGACTCGGATCCTCCTCTAGCACCAACGAGCCATACCCAGACATCAGATTCTCAACCCGATAATGAGAAGATGGAAGAGGACACAGCAACCTCGGAAAACGAGAGGTCTGAAGTTGACAAGTCAAAGGAATCTTCTGCAGAAGAAGAAGAAGAAGAGTGA
- the LOC106327037 gene encoding symplekin isoform X3 — translation MVGAIMASSSYSRGKLQGLARSAKSATDLPPKLHRLRNLRRNLQGEASVFPAELLPLLFDLLSDQFGAARKFVAEILGEIGLNDVELLPEIVPLFIKSLQDDTPAVVRQVIASASALFPSTLHKFALQGLHSSELDELLQSSWTWMLKFKDEICSLAFKQGNSGVKLCAIKFVQALILLYTPDPSVSLESQDFNISILRGGHPVLNIGDLSIEASQKLASLLDQLRHPAAKSLNSSTIIFLINSLSSVAKKRPAYCGRILPVLLSLDAPSFLKGVHAAAANLALKTVFLSCLECTHPAAAPWKDRLIGALKEIEGGSRAEKAEDLFYATNGSIQDKDCVEDTKFQVSVEQNSLRANSVVAESNFGRKRSGSEYNIDLNGDALTGKRSRITPSVSGESTEGLNGNSVGSLPLVTSTSTGPSNSRGVSDTGPVQQLVAMFGALVAQGEKAIGSLEILISSISADLLADVVMANMHNILLNSSSYADGTDELVMNMSIVGSDAQIKYPPSFVAGVLSLSTAFPPVAALINPHTPKTENEGEELCVHHVDQPIFPSVDAVLASGLSASSVNEEGNIELPPNVDYRGNIESGIPGLDSSAQRYVLSEAPFTSVLGSTNVEAASKNQDTSASGELLLAVIPSVSVDKSEEFSPKATGIGSYSLVSSTATSLASAPQFVLPKISAPVVNLSDEEKDSLQKLVFLRIVEAYKQVSMSGGSQLRFSLLAHLGVEFPSELDPWKMLQEHILSDYLSHEGHELTVRVLYRLYGEAEAEQDFFSSTTAASAYESFLVAVAEALRDSFPPSDKSLSKLLGDSPFLPKSVLKLLESFCCPESGDKVEKDLPSGDRVTQGLSAVWSLILTRPGIRNDCLKIALQSAVHPLEEIRMKAIRLVANKLYSLSFITQQIEEFAKDKLFSVVSCISSERGGPETLSNDCVKPVSGAGMDSSLEATSVTEAQRCLSLYFALCTKKHALFVHVFSIYKDASDPVKQAIHRQIPILVRTMGSSSELLKIIADPPNGSENLLMQVLQTLTEAAKPSLELIHTIRKLFDTRIKDVEIIFPILPFMPRDDVLRVFPHMVSLPMEKFQVALSRVLQGPSQSGPVLSPSEVLIAIHSIDPARDGIPLKQITDACNTCFAQRQTFTQQVLAGVLNQLVQQIPLPMLFMRTVLQAIGAFPALSDFIMEILSRLVSKQIWKYPKLWVGFLKCAQSTQPQSYKVLLQLPPTQLGNALTKISSLRAPLAAHASQPDIQSSLPRSTLAVLGLVPDSQGTQTSQVQASETQESQVQASETQESQVQASETQESQVQASETQESQMQASETQEGQGKQQASESQEQTSPSQQVSVPLSHSETDHNQETSQVVASHSQSSPIATGRSETSQSQSSPIGAGQSEVSQTTQVSDSDPPLAPTSHTQTSDSQPDNEKMEEDTATSENERSEVDKSKESSAEEEEEE, via the exons ATGGTGGGAGCCATCATGGCTTCTTCTTCGTATTCAAGAGGAAAGCTCCAAGGTCTCGCTAGATCCGCCAAATCAGCCACCGATTTGCCTCCGAAGCTGCACCGCTTGCGCAATTTGCGTCGGAATTTGCAAGGAGAAGCATCCGTTTTCCCGGCCGAGCTTCTTCCTCTCCTTTTCGATCTTCTCTCTGATCAATTCGGTGCTGCCCGCAAGTTCGTCGCCGA GATTCTTGGTGAAATTGGTTTGAACGATGTGGAATTATTACCTGAGATAGTTCCCCTTTTTATTAAGTCTCTCCAAGATGACACCCCCGCTGTCGTCAGGCAGGTCATCGCTTCTGCTTCTGCTCTCTTCCCTTCCACCCTCCATAAATTCGCACTTCAG GGTTTGCATTCTAGTGAGCTAGATGAGCTTCTTCAATCTTCCTGGACATGGATGCTTAAGTTCAAGGATGAAATATGCTCTTTGGCTTTCAAG CAAGGAAACAGTGGTGTAAAGTTATGCGCTATCAAATTTGTGCAAGCGCTTATTCTTTTGTATACACCTGACCCTAGCGTGTCTTTGGAGTCTCAAG ATTTTAATATTTCTATTCTTCGTGGGGGGCATCCTGTTTTGAATATCGGAGACTTGTCCATTGAGGCCAGCCAGAAATTGGCTTCACTGCTTGATCAGCTTAGGCACCCTGCTGCTAAATCTCTAAATAGCTCCACCATTATTTTTCTTATCAATAG TCTTTCATCAGTTGCAAAGAAACGTCCTGCATATTGTGGACGAATTCTGCCTGTTCTACTGAGCTTGGATGCCCCAAGCTTTCTCAAAGGAGTGCATGCAGCAGCAGCAAATCTTGCCCTCAAGACTGTTTTTCTCTCCTGCTTGGAATGTACACATCCGGCTGCTGCACCG TGGAAGGACCGGTTGATCGGTGCTCTGAAAGAGATAGAAGGTGGCAGTCGGGCAGAGAAAGCTGAAGATCTGTTTTACGCAACTAACGGAAGCATTCAAGACAAAGACTGTGTAGAGGATACAAAG TTTCAGGTATCAGTGGAACAGAATTCTCTCCGTGCAAATTCTGTTGTTGCGGAAAGTAACTTTGGTAGGAAAAGATCTGGATCGGAATACAATATTGATCTAAATGGAGATGCTTTGACTGGAAAACGATCAAGAATAACACCTTCTGTGTCAGGAGAATCTACTGAAGGATTAAATGGTAACAGTGTTGGCTCTCTACCTCTGGTTACTTCTACTTCAACTGGACCAAGTAATAGCAGAGGAGTGAGTGATACTGGACCTGTTCAGCAACTGGTTGCTATGTTTGGAGCATTGGTTGCCCAGGGTGAAAAAGCAATTGGATCTCTAGAGATCCTTATTTCTAGTATTTCTGCGGATCTGCTGGCCGATGTTGTGATGGCTAATATGCATAATATTCTACTAAATAGTTCCTCTTATGCTGATGGCACCGATGAGCTGGTGATGAACATGTCTATAGTTGGTAGTGATGCACAAATTAAATATCCACCATCGTTTGTGGCTGGTGTTCTTTCACTGTCAACTGCATTCCCACCAGTTGCTGCCCTGATAAATCCTCACACACCGAAAACGGAAAAT GAAGGTGAAGAACTCTGTGTGCATCATGTGGACCAGCCGATATTTCCGTCTGTAGATGCAGTTCTTGCAAGTGGCTTATCAGCCTCTTCAGTAAATGAAGAGGGCAATATTGAGCTTCCACCAAATGTGGATTACAGAGGGAATATAGAAAGTGGTATACCTGGACTAGATTCTTCTGCTCAACGTTATGTGTTATCAGAAGCCCCTTTTACTTCTGTATTGGGTTCGACAAATGTGGAGGCCGCCAGCAAGAACCAAGATACGAGTGCCAGTGGAGAACTTCTTCTCGCTGTGATTCCATCAGTGTCAGTGGATAAGTCTGAGGAGTTTAGTCCAAAGGCGACTGGCATAGGTTCTTACAGCTTGGTTTCCTCAACGGCAACTTCACTTGCTTCTGCGCCTCAGTTTGTCTTGCCTAAGATATCAGCACCTGTTGTCAACCTTTCTGATGAAGAGAAAGACAGTTTGCAGAAGCTGGTGTTTTTGCGCATTGTTGAAGCATATAAACAAGTATCAATGTCTGGTGGCTCACAACTTCGTTTTTCTCTTCTTGCTCACTTGGGAGTTGAG TTTCCTTCGGAGTTGGACCCTTGGAAAATGTTACAGGAACACATTCTCTCTGATTATTTGAGTCATGAG GGACATGAGTTGACTGTGCGGGTTCTCTACAGGCTATACGGGGAGGCAGAAGCAGAACAAGATTTCTTCTCGTCAACTACTGCTGCGTCTGCATATGAAAGTTTCTTGGTGGCTGTG GCTGAAGCACTTAGAGATTCTTTTCCACCGTCTGATAAATCGTTAAGTAAATTGCTCGGAGATTCTCCATTTCTGCCAAAATCAGTTCTGAAGTTGTTGGAATCGTTTTGCTGTCCTGAAAGTGGTGACAAGGTTGAAAAGGACTTACCTAGCGGAGACCGTGTTACTCAAGGCCTCAGTGCGGTTTGGAGTCTGATTTTAACTAGACCTGGAATCCGGAATGACTGCCTGAAGATTGCTTTGCAG AGTGCTGTTCACCCCTTGGAAGAGATTCGCATGAAAGCAATCCGCCTG GTGGCAAACAAGCTCTATTCTTTATCATTCATTACACAACAGATTGAGGAATTTGCAAAGGACAAGCTATTTTCCGTAGTGAGTTGCATTTCTTCAGAGAGAGGAGGTCCTGAAACGTTGAGCAATGATTGTGTAAAG CCGGTGAGTGGTGCGGGCATGGATTCGTCCTTAGAAGCAACTTCAGTAACCGAAGCCCAACGCTGCTTATCACTCTATTTTGCACTATGTACCAAG AAGCACGCCCTTTTTGTCCATGTGTTCAGCATTTACAAAGATGCATCAGATCCTGTTAAGCAG GCTATCCATCGTCAAATCCCAATACTAGTTCGTACTATGGGCTCATCATCTGAGCTTCTTAAAATTATAGCAGACCCACCGAATGGAAGTGAGAACCTTCTAATGCAG GTTCTTCAAACCCTCACTGAGGCGGCTAAGCCTTCTTTAGAGTTGATACATACCATAAGAAAGTTGTTTGATACAAGAATAAAG GATGTAGAAATTATTTTCCCAATATTGCCGTTCATGCCAAGAGACGAT GTTCTACGTGTTTTCCCTCATATGGTCAGTCTTCCTATGGAGAAATTCCAAGTCGCACTCTCTCGTGTCCTGCAG GGACCATCTCAGTCTGGTCCAGTGCTTTCTCCATCAGAAGTTTTAATTGCTATCCATAGCATCGACCCAGCGAGAGACGGAATACCGCTTAAACAG ATCACAGATGCATGCAATACCTGTTTCGCACAGAGGCAGACATTCACTCAACAGGTTTTAGCCGGCGTTCTGAACCAACTG GTCCAGCAAATTCCGCTGCCAATGTTATTCATGCGTACAGTTCTACAAGCTATCGGTGCTTTTCCAGCTCTG TCCGACTTTATCATGGAGATCCTTTCTCGTCTCGTTAGCAAACAG ATATGGAAATATCCGAAACTGTGGGTAGGATTCTTGAAATGTGCCCAGTCAACACAGCCTCAATCATACAAGGTCTTACTACAG CTTCCTCCAACTCAGCTGGGAAATGCATTGACTAAAATCTCATCCTTAAGAGCTCCTCTGGCCGCGCATGCCAGCCAGCCAGATATTCAGTCTTCACTTCCAAG ATCTACATTGGCTGTTCTTGGACTTGTCCCTGATTCTCAGGGAACACAGACGAGTCAAGTACAAGCAAGTGAAACACAAGAGAGTCAG GTGCAAGCGAGTGAGACACAAGAGAGTCAGGTGCAAGCGAGTGAGACACAAGAGAGTCAGGTGCAAGCGAGTGAAACACAAGAGAGTCAGATGCAAGCCAGTGAAACACAAGAGGGTCAGGGAAAGCAGCAAGCAAGCGAGTCGCAAGAGCAAACGAGCCCGTCTCAGCAAGTCTCCGTACCATTGAGTCACTCTGAAACAGATCATAATCAGGAAACCAGTCAGGTGGTTGCCAGTCATTCTCAAAGCAGTCCTATAGCTACGGGCCGGTCAGAGACGAGTCAGTCTCAGAGCAGTCCCATTGGTGCGGGTCAGTCTGAAGTGAGTCAGACCACCCAAGTGTCGGACTCGGATCCTCCTCTAGCACCAACGAGCCATACCCAGACATCAGATTCTCAACCCGATAATGAGAAGATGGAAGAGGACACAGCAACCTCGGAAAACGAGAGGTCTGAAGTTGACAAGTCAAAGGAATCTTCTGCAGAAGAAGAAGAAGAAGAGTGA